In Solanum pennellii chromosome 3, SPENNV200, a single window of DNA contains:
- the LOC107014134 gene encoding homeobox protein knotted-1-like 6 has translation MYEFGGYSDNHDLEAPEYFECPAEAFSDEELFGSAGNTRSLEVISATNSSIVEEENIQAKISSHPLYTKLLLTYLHCRKVGAPPETVDMLDNIVQENDLYRRSISSTALNQPISENSELDDFMVTYCDVLAKLKLDLGRSFNEATTFLNDIQTQLTNLCEVNNGQQQKSSISSIDESGSEINFLKDKLMEKYSGYITSLKHDFCNKNYNKGKLPKEATQILLNWWTTHYNWPYPTDGEKKSLAELTGLDPKQINNWFINQRKRHWKLPSQNMQFALMETTIYGHFSQ, from the exons ATGTACGAATTTGGTGGTTACTCCGATAATCATGATTTGGAGGCGCCGGAATATTTTGAATGTCCGGCGGAGGCGTTTTCCGATGAGGAATTATTTGGATCGGCCGGAAACACTAGGTCGTTGGAAGTAATTTCAGCTACTAATTCATCAatagtagaagaagaaaatattcaaGCAAAGATCTCTTCTCATCCTTTGTATACTAAACTTCTTCTGACTTATCTCCATTGTCGCAAG GTGGGAGCACCACCTGAGACTGTGGATATGTTGGACAATATTGTCCAAGAAAATGATCTTTATAGGAGATCAATCAGCAGCACTGCCTTAAATCAACCAATCAGTGAAAATTCTGAGCTAGATGATTTCatg GTAACTTATTGTGATGTTTTGGCTAAGTTGAAGTTGGATCTGGGAAGGTCTTTCAATGAAGCAACTACTTTTCTTAACGATATTCAAACTCAACTTACCAATCTCT GTGAGGTTAATAACGGGCAGCAGCAGAAGAGTAGTATTAGTAGTATTGATGAATCAGGgagtgaaataaattttttaaaggatAAATTAATGGAAAAGTACAGTGGATATATAACAAGTTTAAAGCATGATTTTTGCAACAAGAATTATAACAAGGGAAAGCTACCAAAAGAAGCAACACAAATTTTGCTCAACTGGTGGACTACTCACTATAATTGGCCGTATCCTACG GATGGAGAGAAAAAAAGTCTAGCAGAATTAACAGGTTTAGATCCAAAGCAGATTAACAACTGGTTCATAAATCAACGGAAACGACACTGGAAATTACCTTCACAAAACATGCAATTTGCTCTTATGGAAACCACCATATATGGTCACTTTTCTCAATAA